Within the Gloeobacter kilaueensis JS1 genome, the region GGCGAGGACAGAACCCAGGGCGGCGAGGGCTGCCGCCGGGTCCGGTAAGAGATAGAGCACTTCGTCGCAGTTGATGAAGTCGAACGTTTCTCCCAGTTCCCCCGCCCGCTCGATGGGCAGGGCGTGGAAATTGGCGTCAGAAAAACCGTGGTGGGCGAGCCGCTCGCGGGCCACCTCCACCGAGCGGGGCGAAAGGTCGATGCCGGTTATCCGCGCCCCCGGATTGGCCTGGGCGAGGGCGAGGGTGGTGTAGCCGCTGCCGCAACCAGCATCGAGGATGCGCAGCTGCCGGGCCGGGGGCAACCGGCGGTGGCGGCGGTAAAAGCCGGTACTGAAACTGTGCAGCCAGAGAGAATTGAGGTCGTGGCCCTGGCCCAGGGCGACGCTCGGGTAGGGGTTGCAGTCGTACTGGCGCAACAGCGCTTCGAGCGGTGCTCCGTCCACGCTCAACTCCCGCGCCCAACAAGGGTATAGGCGAACATCTCGGTCTGCAGAATAAACATCTTCAGATCCTGGCACATCGACTCGAAGGCCAGATCGATGCCGTCAGCGGCAGCGAGGGCCAGAGTCTGGGTGGTCCAGGCGTCAAGAAAAGGGCCAAGGAGCTGAGGACCATCCCAGAGCGGCAACAGACCGCGAGCGATCTTGTTCATCATCACAAAGTCGGCACCGCCCGGCTCGTGCAAAAAGGCGTTGAGATGAAATTCGCCGTTCGTCTCGATGCTGGCCAGCAGCTGGGCCTTGAGCGCCCCGGTGGTCAGTTGCGGATGCAGCCGCACGCTGCAGCGATCGAGTTCCGCATCGCTCCAGTGCCGGAAGGGAGCGTGCAGTTGCCCTTCGCCAGGGTGGCCGCACCAGAAATCGAGCAGGCGGTGCTTGCCCTGGATCAGTTCGTACAGGTGCAGCCGCTGCGGTAAGGGCAGTGCCCGGTAGATGCGCTCGAACTCGCTTGGCACACTCTCCGGATCTTGAAACAGATCCAATAATTCCCACTGCGGCCACTGCACCATGCCGATAAATTCCAGTTCCGTCCGCTCCAGTAGCTCGAACATCTCCGGCACCGTAAAGCCCTTGTCGCCCTCCAATAGATAGTTCATCTCGATCCACTCGCTGCGCTCCTTCTGGTCGGACTGGCCGTTCCAGCAGACGTGCTTGAGATAGACGCTGTCTTTGAGGTTGTTCATTACCTGGCGCACCAGATCCGCCTGGGCTTCTTCCTGCAGATCTCCTGCGGTGTTCATCAGCCGAAAGGCGCGCTGGGCGCGGTAGAGCGGTTCGCGCTGGTAGCGGTTGTGGAGGTTGGTGCGCAGAATGCCGCCGGGGGCGAGCACCGCCTTCAAAGCCCTGAGCGCCGCTTCCGGGTCCGGTAGCAGGTAGAGCACTTCGTCGCAGTTGATGTAGTCGAATGTCTCTCCCAGCTCTCCCACCCGCTCGACCGGCAGGGCAAAAAATTCTGTCTGCCCGTAGCCGTGGCGGACGAGCCGCTGGCGAGCAATCTGCAGCGACATATCCGACAGGTCAATGCCCACGATGCGGGCATCCGGGTTGGCCTGGGCCAGCGCCAGGGTCTTGAAACCGCTGCCACAACCGGCATCAAGTAGACGAAGGGGCCGGGTAGGGGGCAGGGCGCGGTTGCGCAGGTAGTAGGGCGTCAAAAAATTGTGGATATAAAGGACGTCGGCGTTTTCGCTGAGCGTCTCGTCGATCGGGTTGGCCGGATAGGGCACCCGGTCGTAGTACTTGCGGAGGCTTTGCTCGGTACCGGAATTGCTCTCCATGACACATCGGGCCTCGCTCGGATCGTCGCAGGTTCTAGGGAGTTTGCTGGTGGACCAGCAGGTAGGCAAAGTTTTCGGTGAGGGCGATAAATCGCAGCAGCTCGAAGGCGAGCCGCTCCGGGTCCGCTCCTGGATTCGCCGTGCAGATAAGCGCCACCCAGCGATCGACAAGTTCGCTGAGGGGCAGCGGCCCATCCCAGAGGGGCAAAAGCCCCCGCGCAATCGCACTGTCAAGCACGATCTCGCCGTCGCAGGGTCCGCGCAGACCGCGATTGAGGTCAAAGGGCAGATTGGAGGCAATCGCTTCCTCCAGCTCCTGCCGCCTTTGGGCAGTGCCGATCTGCGGATGCAGGCTGACCTGTGCTTTTTCTCGCTGGACGGCATTCAACTGCTCGATGGGCAACCAGGGCAAGGTTTCACCCGACCGCCCACACCAGAAGTCGATGAGCCGCTCGCCGCCTTGAAATAGCTCCACCAGCTGCAACTGTTCTTTGATGCTCAGACTGCGCAGCAACTGCTCGATATCCCCATCCAGACTTGCCGGATCCGCAAAGAGCCGGGCCAGCTCCCAGGCCGGGGCGTTCACCATCGCGATCCCTTCGAGGCCCGCCTGCTCGATCAGGGCAAAGGTTTCGGCAATCGTAAAACCCCTGTCCCCTTCCAGTAGATAATTCACCGCCACCCACTCCGGCGAGCGCTGCGCTTCGGGCGTGGGCAGCCAGATGCGCTCTTTGAGGTGAACGTTCTCCCGCAGGGCGGCCATCACCCGGTAGACCAGATCCACCCGTTTCTCAGCGGCGATCCCGCCCCGCTCAGCCACCAGCGAGAATGCCTCCTGGGCGCGGAAGACCATCGCCCGCTGGTGCCGGTCGTGGAGATTCACCCGCAGGATGCCGCCGGGAGCGAGCACTGCCGCCAGCACCTCCAGCGCCGCTTGCGGATCCGGCAGCAGGTAGAGCACTTCGTCGCAGTTGATGGAGTCGAATTGCTGTCCCAACTGCCGCAGATCTTCGATACCCAGGACGTGAAATTCTGCGTCTGGAAACCCCTGGTGGGCGAGGCGGCCCCTCGCCACCTCCACCGATCTCGCCGAAGGATCGATGCCGACGATGTGCGCCCCCGGATTGGCCTGGGCGAGAGCCAGGGTCTTGAAGCCACTGCCGCAGCCCGCATCCAGGATCCATCGGCCCGCCGTCTCGATGCGCCGCCGATTGCGCAGGTAGTAGGGCGTCACCAGATTGTGTTGATAGAGCACCTCCAGATTGCCCCGGTGTGAAATCGCGTAGGGCATGTTGCCGTAGGGCACCCGGTCGAAGTAGCTGTCACTCTCCTGCACGATCCGCGCCTGAAACCACCCGAGAGATCTCGCCCATCCTACCTTGAGCCACCTGCGGGAAGGCTGGGCCATCAAACCTCCCGCAACAGCGCTTCAAAATCTGGGCATCGCCTCTGCAGGTACACTTGGAAGAATGCAGGAAAGTTGGTTCGACCGTATCTTTCGGGACAACGCAGGCAACATCGTCGTCGCTCAGCCACCAAATCCCCCGCTCATCGCCTGGGGAATTGCGACCTTGCTGCAGTTCATCTTCACGACGGGCCAGCTCCACAGCCTTCTAGATCTCATTGCCTTTGGCTCCCTGTTCACCTGGGCCTGGCTGGAATTATTTGATGGAGTCAATTATTTTCGCAGAGCCCTTGGCCTTATCGTGCTGATTGTGTCGCTCTGGGTCAGACTGCAGTAGCGCTCGACATTTCAAGATCAGGCATATGAATTTCCTGGCAGAGCTGCGGTGGGGCTTGAGACGAACGGACGTTTTTTTAGATATGGCCAGCATCGGTGGAGGCTGGTAGTCTATCTGTCCCCTAGCCCAGGCAACCAGCAAGGCGGGCGCGCTGGCGCACCAGGCCGAGTACGGTGTCGATCGCAGGCGTGGGAACATCTACGAGGCGGCCCAATTCCTGAACAGCACCCACCAGGGCGTCGATCTCTAAGGTGCGGCCCGCTTCGAGATCCTGGAGCATCGAGGTCTTGTGGGGACCGACGGCAGCCGCTCCGGCGATGCGCTTGTCGAGGTCGATAGCAAAGGTGACCCCGAGGCGCTCGGCGATCGCCTGCGCTTCGCCCATCATCCGGCGGACCACCGGCTGGGTGTCGGGGGAGGTGGCAATTTCTTCGAGGGTGGCACCGGTGAGGGCGCTGATCGGATTAAAGGAGAGGTTGCCCCAGAGCTTTACCCAGATCTCGTTGCGAATCTCGGTGCGCACCGGCGCTTTGAAACCGGCCTTACCCAGGGCCGTGCTCAAGGTGAGACAGCGCTCGGAGCGGCTGCCATCCGGCTCGCCCAACAAGAAGCGATCGCCGTACTCGTGGGCGATCACACCGGGAGCGATCACCGTGCAGGCCGGGTAGACGACGCAGCCGATCGCCCGCTCGGGGCCAATCGTCTCCCAGATGCAGCCATCGGGATCGACGCTCGCCACCCGCTTATCCTGCCAGGGACCAGACAACTTGTAAAAGTACCACCAGGGCACGCCGTTCATCGCGTTGACCACGGCAGTCCCCTCTCCCAGTAAAGGCCGCATCTGGGAGACAATCGGCGGCAGGGAATGGGCCTTGAGGGTGACAATCACAAAGTCCTGTACTCCCACTGCCTCTGGATCGTCGGTGCAGTGCGGATGGGCAACAAAAGTTTCACCGCCGCTGTGCAGGGTGACGCCATTTTTGCGCATCGCCTCCAGGTGAGGACCGCGAGCGATGAGCGTCACCTCCTCGCCCGCTTTGGCGAGCCGCACCCCGAGCAAGCCGCCGATTGCCCCAGCACCGTAGATGCAGATTTTCATGTCATTCCTAACTTTTGAGCGAGTCCGATGCGCTGGAGTTTGCCGGTGGGGCCGGTGGGAATCTGTTCGACAAAGACCACCCGGCGCGGCACCTTAAAGTCAGCCAGCCGCCCGGCGGCGTAGGCGCGAATCGCCTGCTCGTCGGCGCTGTAGCCGGGCTTGAGCACGATCGCCGCTGCCACCTCCTCGCCCAGTTTGGCGTGGGGCAGGGCGAAGGTGAGGGCGAGGGCGACCGCCGGATGATCGAGCAACACCTCGTCCACCTCGCGCGGCGACACCTTCTCGCCGCCCCGGTTGATGATCTCCTTGAGGCGGCCTGTGATCCGCAGGTAGCCACTGGTATCGAGCGTGCCCTGATCGCCGGTGCGGAACCAGCCGTTCGTAAAGGCGGCGGCGTTGGCAGCCGGGTTATTGAGGTAGCCCGCCATCACGTTTGGCCCCCGAATCGCTACCTCCCCCACCTCGCCCGCCGGCAGAGGCCCGCCATCGTCGCCTAAGACGGTGACCTCGGGACCGGCGGCGATACCGACGCTGCCGGGTTTGCGTTCTTCAGGGGGCAGGGGGTTGCTCGTCATCTGGTGGGCGGCTTCGGTCATGCTGTACGCCTCGATCACCGGAGCCTCGAAGGTGGCCTCCAGTTGGGCGATCACCTGGGGCGGCAGCGAGGCCGAACTGGAACGAATAAACCGCAGCGAGGTGCTTTCGACGATCTCGCGGTTGCGCTCGGCGCG harbors:
- a CDS encoding 2-dehydropantoate 2-reductase; protein product: MKICIYGAGAIGGLLGVRLAKAGEEVTLIARGPHLEAMRKNGVTLHSGGETFVAHPHCTDDPEAVGVQDFVIVTLKAHSLPPIVSQMRPLLGEGTAVVNAMNGVPWWYFYKLSGPWQDKRVASVDPDGCIWETIGPERAIGCVVYPACTVIAPGVIAHEYGDRFLLGEPDGSRSERCLTLSTALGKAGFKAPVRTEIRNEIWVKLWGNLSFNPISALTGATLEEIATSPDTQPVVRRMMGEAQAIAERLGVTFAIDLDKRIAGAAAVGPHKTSMLQDLEAGRTLEIDALVGAVQELGRLVDVPTPAIDTVLGLVRQRARLAGCLG
- a CDS encoding class I SAM-dependent methyltransferase, producing the protein MAQPSRRWLKVGWARSLGWFQARIVQESDSYFDRVPYGNMPYAISHRGNLEVLYQHNLVTPYYLRNRRRIETAGRWILDAGCGSGFKTLALAQANPGAHIVGIDPSARSVEVARGRLAHQGFPDAEFHVLGIEDLRQLGQQFDSINCDEVLYLLPDPQAALEVLAAVLAPGGILRVNLHDRHQRAMVFRAQEAFSLVAERGGIAAEKRVDLVYRVMAALRENVHLKERIWLPTPEAQRSPEWVAVNYLLEGDRGFTIAETFALIEQAGLEGIAMVNAPAWELARLFADPASLDGDIEQLLRSLSIKEQLQLVELFQGGERLIDFWCGRSGETLPWLPIEQLNAVQREKAQVSLHPQIGTAQRRQELEEAIASNLPFDLNRGLRGPCDGEIVLDSAIARGLLPLWDGPLPLSELVDRWVALICTANPGADPERLAFELLRFIALTENFAYLLVHQQTP
- a CDS encoding class I SAM-dependent methyltransferase, whose product is MESNSGTEQSLRKYYDRVPYPANPIDETLSENADVLYIHNFLTPYYLRNRALPPTRPLRLLDAGCGSGFKTLALAQANPDARIVGIDLSDMSLQIARQRLVRHGYGQTEFFALPVERVGELGETFDYINCDEVLYLLPDPEAALRALKAVLAPGGILRTNLHNRYQREPLYRAQRAFRLMNTAGDLQEEAQADLVRQVMNNLKDSVYLKHVCWNGQSDQKERSEWIEMNYLLEGDKGFTVPEMFELLERTELEFIGMVQWPQWELLDLFQDPESVPSEFERIYRALPLPQRLHLYELIQGKHRLLDFWCGHPGEGQLHAPFRHWSDAELDRCSVRLHPQLTTGALKAQLLASIETNGEFHLNAFLHEPGGADFVMMNKIARGLLPLWDGPQLLGPFLDAWTTQTLALAAADGIDLAFESMCQDLKMFILQTEMFAYTLVGRGS